A DNA window from Enoplosus armatus isolate fEnoArm2 chromosome 9, fEnoArm2.hap1, whole genome shotgun sequence contains the following coding sequences:
- the LOC139290124 gene encoding extracellular matrix protein 1-like, translating to MGSPRALVCSTAFVLVLLSSASKDERLIEQRDVTFDLDKIMQELQQPSSFMFQKEADLTDLFVPEERPIEQTRVFPPEQFDTLSERGRPSFGPRSFGGPPMLDYPVQFPLGRPTSDNLQAICLHGDLRPRYPDSYFPDSGFGQQKRRASAVNKAESWFGTCCKGNQTWEREVTLCCATQAWELSVASFCEEDSSVKDRLYDCCRQTGSDRLSCFHNDAPNPNYEPTEELPVPPPPSTANFRFDPSTCQRTVVTPYSARGNRRKKEKRPSASKKIDISFPPGRPTADVIESLCGNQKLRPLYTIKCLPGPGYDWLARQAKTINRIEKGYKQCCRKKQDVLTCADQKWREELNRFCVDENGDTVDFYCCAGSAGNERDDCFQYVSPDPHYNMTSANKELTMHALCDTHKIIKKKFPVGFPLKSFVNQCCLPISKTHQTICFLQMLEQTSENQCSPRKTPPPAVRRCCRMSSQEAQQCISKILMDAITKATKVLRQKKKKKCPYA from the exons ATGGGGTCGCCTCGGGCTCTAGTCTGCTCCACCGCGTTTGTCTTGGTTTTACTGAGCTCAGCATCCAAGG ATGAGCGCCTTATTGAGCAGCGTGATGTCACCTTTGACCTTGACAAAATCATGCAAG AGTTGCAACAACCAAGTTCGTTCATGTTTCAGAAAGAAGCAGACTTGACAGATCTCTTCGTTCCAGAGG AGCGCCCAATAGAGCAGACGAGGGTGTTTCCACCAGAACAGTTTGATACCCTGAGTGAGAGAG GTCGACCAAGCTTTGGGCCTCGTTCTTTCGGTGGCCCTCCTATGCTGGACTATCCTGTTCAGTTCCCCCTCGGCCGACCGACCTCTGACAATCTCCAAGCCATCTGTCTCCATGGAGACCTTCGTCCCCGCTACCCAGACTCTTACTTTCCTGACTCTGGTTTTGGCCAGCAGAAGCGAAGGGCCAGTGCTGTCAATAAGGCAGAGTCCTGGTTTGGTACATGTTGCAAAGGGAACCAGACGTGGGAGAGGGAAGTGACGCTTTGTTGCGCCACACAGGCG TGGGAGCTGTCAGTCGCATCCTTCTGTGAGGAGGACTCATCAGTTAAGGATCGTCTTTATGActgctgcagacaaacaggcagcGACAGGCTAAGCTGCTTCCACAACGACGCTCCAAACCCAAACTACGAGCCAACAGAGGAGCTGCCGGTGCCACCGCCACCCTCTACTGCCAACTTCCGCTTTGACCCCAGCACTTGCCAGAG GACAGTGGTGACTCCGTACAGTgccagaggaaacagaagaaagaaggagaagagaccATCTGCTTCCAAGAAAATTGACATCAGCTTTCCTCCTGGACGACCCACCGCAGATGTCATTGAATCACTGTGTGGCAACCAGAAGCTACGCCCGCTCTATACTATCAAGTGCCTGCCAGGTCCAGGCTACGACTGGCTGGCTCGTCAGGCAAAGACCATTAATCGTATAGAAAAGGGATACAAACAGTGCTGCAGAAAGAAGCAGGATGTGCTCACCTGTGCTGATCAGAAG tgGCGTGAAGAGCTTAACCGGTTTTGCGTGGATGAGAATGGTGACACGGTGGATTTCTACTGTTGCGCGGGTAGTGCGGGAAATGAACGAGACGACTGTTTCCAATACGTGTCTCCCGACCCACATTATAATATGACTTCCGCCAACAAAGAGCTCACAATGCACGCACTCTGTGACACTCACAAGATCATCAAGAAGAA GTTCCCTGTTGGTTTTCCTCTCAAGAGCTTTGTCAACCAGTGCTGCCTGCCCATCTCTAAAACACACCAGACCATTTGTTTTCTGCAAATG CTTGAGCAAACGTCAGAGAACCAGTGTTCACCAAGAAAgactcctcctccagctgtccGCCGCTGTTGCCGCATGTCTTCACAAGAGGCTCAACAGTGCATCTCCAAAATTCTCATGGATGCCATCACCAAAGCAACCAAAGTCCTGCgtcaaaagaagaagaaaaagtgccCTTACGCCTAA